In one window of Syngnathus typhle isolate RoL2023-S1 ecotype Sweden linkage group LG7, RoL_Styp_1.0, whole genome shotgun sequence DNA:
- the kcp gene encoding kielin/chordin-like protein isoform X1 — protein MESVLVLLLDLLWLVAMSAQGMAAAPYQDNAIDLLSALNISHPKSGLSRLHSPTGTIYRIRPRAPHLTLPAQYSRILRSEFQGSMGFHLVGQQLQRTNITLLSLSTSSVLLQLTSSTLDDVLRVDYRAGGGIRSFLFPETNPFSSGEWVQLAVSLEPDRLVYFVDCQEVQVVLVKAEDKLELELPQDVVITLGSTPGRKDSKFSGQLKKAEISLKAYETRPWHCDNVTVLQRETLSTSGKTKRKHRASLQSAHYPPHSIQSQQLQRGAVLGPPGLPQGGKSISQVHRDEGLSRMESRLEDLARKMDLLQAQNEALQSRVRHLEGCECVRRSCVWEGREVEDGRRWQTDVSTVCTCTSGTVTCQANIRDCETPDARVHNVSHTVSTCGGGEGDCSGMACPSLDCTQRESVPGECCQRCTGCVHSGVRYDHKSKWQPDESPCDVCHCWEGTVRCEREPCPPLPCTNPAPPPHHSCCPVCQDCGVNGQQFPNGAVIPTGDRCEKCSCVDGNLACLPRPCPALFCSNPVHRAGDCCPRCDECKYESQVYLDGQKFPSTGDPCIECRCSAGEVSCERTEASCPPSRCSHPAKRKGECCPTCNECEFEGKVHADGKVFVPPGSGPCLQCRCKSGNVVCHEEKCPPLRCSNPVRDPHRCCPVCKECVLDGSEYEDNSKRQPEEPCSSCACLDGDPQCTQMNCPPITCQHPTKTAGSCCALCDSCTYHHRIYGNGQTFGTPERPCHVCTCRVSIPPTNPSSDSFLLTPYPLQHGTVECERRPCPALNCSNPYTAPGECCPKCPDCLFDKHVFVDGQAFPNPTGTCEECRCASGTVDCRQAQCPRPRCNAPLVGACCRNDCNGCSYAGKEYPNGQQFAHPIDACRTCSCINGNVQCLMKRCPHLSCPNPQVLPGECCPQCPAPPLDCELDVQTYRHSERFYSPSDRCQLCSCDNGTVHCQRKPCPFASCSHPVTRDCCRTCQGCLYEGRERANGEMWDDASDPCAACVCHEGSVRCEKKHCPPGNCKHPVQRQCCKSCEGCLYNGREHVDGTEFTDDKDPCSVCYCYAGEVVCTKVPCYGDCRHPYKAPGQCCGECQRCFYNGAVLDDGQSIPDPGNPCSECTCQTGTVRCVKKSCAVTLCPHPVPNACGCPVCDGCRFQGVDYLDGQIAAGEESSCQECRCSRGEVACVQKRCPVVSCSHPALDGCACGVCDGCNFEGRNCLDGERFTHPTDRCQLCSCRNGDVLCTRVSCPSAACSHPVTPPGECCPVCTGTCRHHGREYQSGSTFLSPSDPCSSCSCLEEVVSCQRRPCPVQCSHPVPSDACCPVCDSCLYEGVVRAHGLAFAPSSDPCQRCTCVRGTVTCVPPVCPPALCGRAVTKPGRCCPECMGCMLDGQEYSDGQIWTSTSDRCSACTCQAGDVQCSAPQCPQLTCVHQLTEPGACCPRCRGCMYDGGEYAEGSSWFADSSHCRSCMCVDGVTTCSEVRCLSPCSNFIKMPGECCPVCADCVFEGKVYGPGDSFHPAGDPCQICTCEVMPDGEHHLRCYRKQCPSLVDCPKNNILFSGPDACCPVCAQPLSNCTTTLNGNEVLAKDDPCFTCQCRDLTWTCLHQGCPPLTCPPSEQLTPPDSCCPVCNECVIEGQNQRVASGSSWTDSADDCVTCTCNLGFIECSIEDCPSTPCPNGQKKVKVAGKCCHECQDWGVSCVHLGTVYQSNEQWQVDECTGCTCVSGDVHCHSERCPPLSCNTDEMPSVVPGLCCPHCIPRPATCIAFGDPHYRTFDGRMLHFQGACTYVLAQDCQGGDFSIHVTNDDRGRQGVSWTKEVTVFVGDVTVRLLQDWLVKVDDETVKLPFLREPYIYVERKANTILLNSNIGVKVQWNGRSHLEVSVPGSYKGITCGLCGNFNNYHQDDLRMPSGQISLSEADFGNSWRVTNGSHSLASCRPGEDVDPCKEAGYHARKNANARCKVLKSEVFRPCHRVVPPEPWYAACVYDLCACGANTDECLCDALEAYAGQCREAGVVLHWRGPSLCAVRCPVERGFVFDECGPPCAVTCLNVGAPLGVLESHCFKPCVPGCQCPAGLVLHNNYCIHSSKCPKIIHGNQS, from the exons ATGGAGAGTGTCCTAGTCTTGTTGTTGGACTTATTGTGGTTGGTGGCAATGTCTGCACAAGGGATGGCGGCGGCTCCATATCAGGACAACG CGATTGACCTGCTGTCAGCTCTGAACATATCCCACCCAAAAAGCGGGCTGTCCAGACTGCACAGTCCCACGGGTACCATATACAGAATCCGACCCAGAGCGCCTCACCTGACTCTCCCCGCTCAATATTCCCGAATCCTGCGCTCGGAATTCCAAGGGAGCATGGGCTTCCATTTGGTGGGCCAGCAGCTTCAGCGTACCAACATCACCCTTTTATCTCTCTCCACATCATCCGTTCTTCTCCAGCTTACCTCCTCCACCCTGGATGATGTTCTGCGTGTGGACTACCGGGCAGGAGGGGGTATCCGGAGCTTTCTTTTCCCAGAGACAAATCCCTTCTCTTCAGGAGAATGGGTGCAGTTGGCCGTCAGCCTGGAGCCAGACAGGCTCGTATATTTTGTGGACTGTCAAGAAGTCCAAGTTGTCCTCGTAAAAGCGGAGGATAAGTTGGAGCTGGAACTACCGCAAGATGTTGTTATCACCCTGGGAAGCACACCGGGGAGAAAGGATAGCAAATTTAGT GGTCAGCTCAAAAAAGCAGAGATCTCACTAAAGGCCTATGAGACACGTCCTTGGCACTGTGACAACGTGACAG tGCTACAACGGGAGACTCTTTCCACCAGCGGTAAAACTAAAAGGAAGCACAGAGCGTCGCTCCAGAGTGCTCATTATCCACCACACAGCATCCAAAGTCAGCAGCTGCAAAGGGGAGCGGTCCTGGGCCCACCAGGACTCCCCCAAGGGGGGAAGTCCATTTCCCAGGTCCACCGGGACGAAGGTCTGAGCAGGATGGAGAGTAGACTGGAGGACCTGGCTCGTAAGATGGACCTACTTCAAGCTCAG AACGAGGCGCTACAGTCACGAGTGCGCCACCTGGAGGGATGCGAGTGTGTGCGGCGATCGTGTGTGTGGGAAGGCAGAGAGGTAGAGGACGGCCGACGCTGGCAGACCGACGTCAGCACAGTGTGCACGTGCACGTCCGGAACGGTCACGTGCCAAGCCAACATCAGAG ACTGCGAGACACCGGACGCAAGAGTTCATAACGTGTCCCATACTGTGAGCACGTGTGGG GGGGGTGAGGGGGATTGTTCGGGCATGGCGTGCCCGTCACTGGACTGCACCCAAAGGGAGAGCGTACCTGGAGAGTGCTGCCAGCGATGTACAG GCTGCGTCCACTCAGGCGTGCGTTACGACCACAAATCAAAATGGCAGCCGGATGAGAGTCCGTGTGACGTCTGCCACTGTTGG GAGGGCACCGTTCGCTGCGAGAGGGAGCCTTGCCCCCCGTTGCCCTGTACCAACCCGGCGCCTCCTCCGCACCACTCCTGCTGTCCAGTGTGTCAAG ATTGTGGTGTGAATGGTCAGCAGTTCCCAAACGGAGCTGTGATCCCAACAGGAGACCGCTGTGAAAAATGCTCATGCGTG GATGGAAATCTGGCATGTTTACCTCGTCCATGCCCCGCCCTCTTTTGTTCAAATCCCGTGCACCGCGCCGGCGATTGTTGCCCACG GTGCGATGAGTGCAAGTACGAATCTCAAGTCTACCTGGATGGACAGAAGTTTCCGTCCACGGGCGACCCTTGCATCGAGTGCCGCTGCTCT GCAGGTGAAGTGTCCTGTGAGCGCACGGAGGCGTCATGTCCGCCGTCACGCTGCAGCCACCCGGCCAAACGCAAGGGAGAGTGTTGTCCAACTTGCAATG AGTGCGAGTTTGAGGGGAAGGTGCATGCAGACGGAAAAGTGTTTGTCCCGCCCGGAAGTGGCCCCTGCCTGCAGTGCAGGTGTAAG AGCGGCAACGTCGTTTGCCACGAAGAAAAATGCCCTCCCTTGCGATGCTCCAACCCCGTACGAGATCCGCATCGCTGTTGCCCCGTCTGCAAAG AATGCGTGCTGGACGGCTCCGAATACGAAGACAACTCCAAGCGGCAGCCCGAGGAGCCGTGCTCCAGCTGCGCATGTCTGGATGGAGACCCTCAGTGCACCCAGATGAACTGCCCCCCCATCACCTGCCAGCATCCCACCAAAACCGCCG GCTCCTGCTGCGCGCTGTGCGACAGCTGCACGTATCATCACCGTATCTACGGCAACGGACAGACGTTTGGGACGCCCGAGCGCCCGTGCCACGTCTGCACCTGCCGGGTGAGCATACCGCCGACAAATCCCTCTTCAGATTCCTTCCTGCTCACCCCCTACCCCTTGCAGCACGGCACTGTGGAGTGTGAGAGAAGACCTTGCCCAGCCCTCAACTGCAGCAACCCGTACACAGCGCCTGGAGAGTGCTGCCCGAAATGTCCAG ACTGCTTGTTTGACAAGCACGTGTTTGTGGACGGCCAGGCCTTTCCCAACCCGACCGGCACGTGTGAGGAGTGCAGATGTGCGAGCGGCACCGTCGACTGCCGGCAGGCTCAGTGCCCTCGGCCGCGCTGCAACGCGCCGCTCGTGGGCGCGTGCTGCAGGAACGACTGCAACG GATGCAGCTACGCCGGCAAAGAGTATCCCAACGGTCAACAGTTTGCACATCCCATCGACGCATGCAGGACCTGCAGCTGCATT AATGGAAATGTCCAATGTCTTATGAAGAGGTGTCCACACCTGTCATGCCCCAATCCGCAAGTGTTGCCTGGAGAATGCTGCCCCCAGTGTCCTG CTCCGCCTCTGGACTGCGAGTTGGATGTCCAAACGTACCGACACAGCGAGCGCTTCTACTCGCCGTCGGACCGTTGCCAGTTGTGCTCGTGCGACAACGGCACCGTGCACTGTCAGAGGAAGCCGTGCCCCTTCGCCTCATGTTCCCATCCTGTCACCCGGGACTGCTGCCGCACCTGTCAAG GCTGCCTGTACGAAGGTCGAGAGCGAGCCAACGGGGAGATGTGGGACGACGCTTCGGACCCGTGCGCTGCGTGCGTTTGCCACGAGGGGTCCGTAAGGTGCGAGAAGAAACATTGCCCCCCCGGCAACTGTAAGCATCCTGTGCAGCGACAGTGCTGCAAGTCCTGTGAGG GCTGCCTGTATAACGGGAGGGAACACGTGGACGGCACGGAGTTCACCGACGACAAGGACCCCTGCTCTGTGTGCTACTGCTACGCAGGCGAGGTGGTCTGCACCAAGGTGCCTTGCTACGGAGACTGCCGCCATCCGTACAAAGCGCCCGGACAATGCTGTGGAGAGTGCCAAC GCTGCTTTTACAACGGAGCAGTGCTGGACGACGGACAGTCCATTCCTGACCCGGGGAACCCTTGCTCTGAGTGCACCTGCCAG ACTGGCACTGTGCGCTGTGTGAAAAAATCGTGTGCAGTGACGCTGTGTCCTCACCCGGTCCCAAACGCCTGCGGATGTCCCGTGTGTGACG GATGCCGTTTCCAAGGTGTGGATTACCTGGACGGTCAGATCGCGGCAGGAGAAGAGAGCAGCTGTCAGGAGTGCAGATGCTCA AGAGGCGAGGTGGCTTGCGTACAGAAAAGATGTCCCGTCGTGTCCTGTTCTCATCCGGCGCTGGACGGATGCGCGTGCGGCGTGTGCGACGGATGCAACTTTGAGGGGCGGAACTGTTTGGACGGAGAACGATTCACGCATCCAACCGATCGTTGTCAGCTCTGCTCATGTCGG AACGGCGACGTGCTGTGCACACGCGTGTCGTGCCCGAGCGCCGCCTGCTCGCATCCGGTGACCCCACCTGGCGAGTGTTGCCCGGTCTGCACGGGGACGTGTCGCCATCACGGCAGGGAATACCAGTCCGGTTCGACCTTCCTGTCGCCCTCTGACCCCTGCTCTTCCTGCTCTTGTCTG GAAGAGGTGGTGAGCTGTCAGAGGAGACCTTGTCCCGTGCAGTGTTCCCACCCCGTCCCTTCAGACGCCTGCTGTCCCGTGTGCGACTCCTGCCTGTACGAGGGCGTGGTCCGCGCCCACGGCCTGGCCTTCGCGCCCTCCTCCGATCCTTGCCAGCGTTGCACCTGCGTCAGAGGCACGGTCACCTGCGTGCCCCCCGTGTGCCCGCCGGCCCTCTGCGGCCGAGCCGTCACCAAACCGGGACGGTGCTGCCCCGAGTGCATGG GATGTATGCTGGATGGACAAGAGTACAGCGACGGGCAGATATGGACCTCGACCTCAGACCGCTGCTCCGCATGTACCTGTCAG GCTGGCGATGTGCAGTGTTCAGCTCCGCAGTGTCCCCAGCTGACCTGCGTGCATCAGCTGACTGAGCCGGGGGCTTGCTGTCCTCGCTGCAGAG GTTGCATGTACGACGGGGGCGAGTACGCGGAAGGAAGCAGCTGGTTCGCCGACTCGTCCCACTGCCGCAGCTGCATGTGCGTGGACGGCGTGACGACGTGCTCGGAAGTTCGCTGCCTATCCCCTTGCAGCAACTTCATCAAGATGCCCGGGGAATGCTGCCCCGTGTGCGCCG ACTGCGTGTTTGAGGGGAAGGTGTACGGCCCAGGAGACAGCTTCCATCCGGCTGGAGACCCCTGCCAGATTTGCACCTGTGag GTGATGCCAGACGGAGAGCACCACTTGCGTTGTTATCGTAAACAGTGTCCCAGCCTGGTGGACTGTCCCAAGAACAACATCTTGTTCTCTGGACCCGACGCTTGCTGTCCTGTCTGCGCAC AGCCTCTGAGTAACTGCACGACTACGCTGAACGGCAATGAGGTGCTGGCTAAAGACGACCCCTGTTTCACATGCCAGTGCAGG GATCTAACATGGACGTGCCTCCATCAAGGCTGCCCACCGCTGACTTGCCCTCCCAGCGAGCAGTTGACCCCTCCCGACTCGTGCTGCCCAGTCTGTAATG AATGTGTGATCGAGGGTCAGAACCAACGCGTGGCGAGCGGCAGCAGCTGGACGGATAGCGCCGACGACTGTGTCACCTGCACCTGTAAC TTGGGCTTTATCGAGTGTAGCATTGAAGACTGTCCATCCACGCCTTGTCCCAACGGTCAGAAAAAAGTGAAGGTAGCAGGCAAATGCTGCCATGAATGTCAAG ATTGGGGCGTGTCATGTGTGCACCTTGGTACCGTGTACCAGTCCAACGAGCAGTGGCAGGTGGACGAGTGCACTGGCTGCACTTGCGTGTCTGGAGATGTGCACTGTCACAGTGAACGCTGTCCTCCCCTAAGCTGCAATACG GACGAGATGCCATCGGTGGTCCCGGGCTTGTGCTGCCCTCACTGCATCCCTCGGCCGGCCACGTGCATCGCGTTCGGCGACCCTCACTACCGTACCTTCGACGGACGCATGCTCCACTTTCAGGGGGCGTGCACCTACGTCCTGGCGCAGGACTGCCAGGGCGGAGACTTCAG tatcCACGTCACGAATGACGACCGCGGTCGTCAAGGAGTGTCGTGGACTAAAGAGGTGACCGTCTTCGTCGGTGATGTCACGGTGCGGCTGCTGCAGGATTGGCTCGTAAAG GTTGACGACGAGACGGTGAAATTACCGTTCCTCAGAGAACCGTACATCTACGTGGAACGAAAGGCCAACACCATCCTGCTCAACAGCAATATCGGCGTCAAG GTGCAGTGGAACGGCCGTTCCCACCTGGAGGTGAGCGTTCCGGGTTCCTACAAGGGAATCACCTGCGGTTTGTGTGGAAACTTCAACAACTACCATCAGGATGACCTGCGCATGCCCAGTGGACAGATAAGCTTGTCGGAAGCAGATTTTGGAAACAGCTGGAGG GTAACAAACGGAAGCCACTCCCTGGCGTCGTGCCGCCCGGGCGAGGACGTGGACCCCTGCAAGGAGGCGGGCTACCACGCCCGTAAGAACGCCAACGCCCGCTGCAAGGTCCTCAAATCGGAAGTCTTTAGGCCGTGCCATCGCGTGGTGCCCCCCGAACCCTGGTACGCCGCTTGCGTCTACGACCTGTGTGCCTGCGGAGCCAACACCGACGAGTGTCTGTGCGACGCTCTGGAGGCCTACGCCGGACAGTGTCGCGAGGCCGGCGTGGTCCTGCATTGGAGGGGACCCTCGCTGTGTG CGGTGAGGTGTCCGGTGGAGAGGGGCTTCGTGTTTGACGAGTGCGGCCCGCCGTGTGCCGTCACCTGCTTGAACGTGGGTGCGCCATTGGGGGTGCTAGAGAGCCACTGCTTCAAGCCCTGCGTGCCGGGCTGCCAGTGCCCCGCTGGTTTGGTGCTGCACAACAACTACTGCATCCATTCCAGCAAGTGCCCCAAGATCATCCACGGCAACCAGTCGTGA